The following are encoded together in the Pelorhabdus rhamnosifermentans genome:
- a CDS encoding methyl-accepting chemotaxis protein — translation MADLASIVASAETYAKLNINDCNVIVTDAEARILQFIPAKTFGSNFKIGTILTGGVVVECLATKQRVLRVIPEHVFGIKLKVIADPIFSEDRQVVGAISVGTSMKLQDTLHGVAQSIAATSQQICATISGLDRDANSLADNLNKVNKGGATVLSEVKKTDEILKFVSEVADNSNLLGLNAAIEAARAGEVGRGFAVVAEEIRKMAINSSESVRNIKTIMQTIQKESQEVVRTIVTTAEFSEQQAKATGEISAVMQQLTSNAAELEKIATVS, via the coding sequence ATGGCAGATTTGGCATCGATCGTTGCTTCAGCGGAAACCTATGCTAAATTGAATATTAATGATTGTAATGTCATAGTTACTGATGCGGAAGCAAGAATTCTCCAATTTATTCCAGCTAAGACATTTGGCTCGAATTTCAAAATAGGTACCATTCTTACCGGGGGAGTAGTTGTCGAATGTCTTGCTACAAAACAACGTGTTTTACGAGTGATTCCAGAGCACGTGTTTGGTATAAAACTTAAAGTAATTGCTGATCCAATTTTTTCGGAAGATAGACAGGTAGTTGGGGCTATTAGTGTTGGTACATCAATGAAATTGCAGGATACGTTACATGGCGTTGCTCAGTCAATTGCTGCAACATCTCAGCAAATTTGTGCGACTATTTCAGGGTTGGATAGGGATGCCAATTCATTGGCGGATAATTTGAATAAGGTAAACAAGGGCGGGGCAACCGTTCTTTCAGAAGTAAAAAAAACAGATGAGATATTAAAATTTGTTAGTGAAGTAGCTGATAATTCAAATCTGTTAGGTCTAAATGCGGCTATTGAGGCTGCTCGTGCAGGAGAAGTTGGTCGGGGATTTGCTGTTGTAGCAGAAGAAATTCGTAAGATGGCAATCAATAGTTCAGAATCTGTTAGGAATATAAAGACTATCATGCAAACAATCCAGAAGGAATCACAGGAAGTTGTTAGAACAATTGTTACTACTGCTGAATTTAGTGAGCAACAGGCAAAGGCTACGGGAGAGATTTCAGCAGTTATGCAACAATTAACTTCAAATGCTGCGGAGTTGGAGAAGATTGCGACTGTTTCATAA
- a CDS encoding TetR/AcrR family transcriptional regulator, which produces MNLREIQSLETEQKIFSTALALFDAKGYDNVTINDICHQIGLTKGAFYHHFNSKSDILIMKYKFNENSLLKYYHSISADKPLQKLEKIIKRFLDYPKITSLEEMKSSFKVQIDSHYQEFVGGDSAVQKNILIKIIEEGQSTGDIRNDMPAELLADIIIRYKFGLYIEWCIKDGNMDITTLGQRDYDALINTLLIADKRKHSTDMKLL; this is translated from the coding sequence ATGAACCTTCGAGAAATCCAATCCTTGGAAACAGAACAAAAAATCTTCTCCACTGCCTTAGCACTCTTTGATGCAAAAGGGTATGATAATGTAACAATAAACGATATTTGTCATCAAATAGGTCTTACTAAAGGGGCCTTTTATCATCACTTTAATTCAAAATCAGATATTCTAATTATGAAATACAAATTCAATGAAAATTCTTTACTAAAATATTACCATTCAATTTCTGCCGACAAACCTTTACAAAAATTAGAAAAAATTATAAAAAGATTTTTGGATTATCCAAAAATTACTTCGCTTGAAGAAATGAAAAGCTCATTTAAAGTACAAATTGATTCTCATTACCAGGAATTCGTCGGCGGCGACAGCGCTGTTCAGAAAAATATTCTTATAAAAATAATCGAGGAAGGCCAATCAACCGGCGATATTAGAAATGATATGCCAGCTGAACTGTTAGCAGACATCATAATCAGGTATAAATTCGGATTATATATTGAATGGTGTATTAAAGACGGTAATATGGATATCACTACACTAGGCCAAAGAGATTATGATGCCCTAATAAATACGCTACTTATTGCGGATAAGCGAAAACACTCTACCGATATGAAGCTTCTTTGA
- a CDS encoding FAD-dependent oxidoreductase, with product MILEPAQNLNVVDEADVVVVGGGPAGVSAAISAKRNGAKKVILLERYGYLGGMATGGIVVLIPHLSTGPQIEQAGMVMEWLDRLAKKPGGVIGTNKRDVGSNNPELIESWRNYFSLVWANVICYGAYADPEMLKIVLNEMVEEAGVDVYLHSWGCRALVEEGTVKGVVFESKEGRQVILGKIVIDCTGDGDIFASAGADFDLDPDKSIRNGMMALVYRIGNVDFETFAKYKAENPKEWGKNVEKLQEIAGFKSLPFPTPRNDVMWVNNWIPNRDCLKVKDLTKVEFEVRRTVLDVIEYLKKEVPGFNKDSFLHDTAPQVGTRGSRRVKGMYKVLYDDIKQLKKHSDVISAVPAIDLSVSKAAAHIPYRALVPKKINNLLVAGRSFSSDVEANNWTNLIPHCITMGEAAGAAAVLALDSNVQPRDIDVKVLQGMLKKQGVYLP from the coding sequence ATGATTTTAGAACCGGCACAAAATCTTAATGTAGTGGATGAGGCAGATGTAGTAGTAGTAGGCGGTGGACCTGCGGGGGTATCCGCAGCGATTAGCGCAAAACGCAACGGCGCTAAAAAGGTTATCTTATTAGAAAGATATGGCTACTTGGGTGGTATGGCTACCGGTGGTATAGTAGTTTTAATTCCGCATCTAAGTACGGGCCCACAGATTGAACAGGCTGGAATGGTAATGGAATGGCTGGACCGCCTTGCTAAAAAACCCGGTGGTGTTATAGGCACTAATAAGCGGGATGTCGGCAGTAACAACCCAGAACTGATTGAGTCGTGGCGTAACTATTTCTCGTTAGTTTGGGCAAATGTAATTTGTTATGGAGCTTATGCTGATCCGGAAATGCTAAAGATTGTTTTAAACGAGATGGTGGAAGAAGCCGGAGTGGATGTGTATCTGCACAGCTGGGGCTGCCGGGCGCTGGTAGAAGAGGGTACCGTTAAGGGAGTTGTCTTTGAAAGTAAAGAGGGAAGACAAGTCATATTGGGAAAAATTGTTATTGATTGTACCGGTGATGGAGATATTTTTGCTTCAGCAGGGGCGGATTTTGATTTGGATCCCGATAAGTCAATCCGAAATGGTATGATGGCGCTTGTTTATCGGATAGGGAATGTAGATTTTGAAACATTCGCAAAATACAAGGCAGAAAACCCAAAAGAATGGGGTAAAAATGTTGAAAAGCTTCAGGAGATTGCAGGATTTAAATCATTACCGTTTCCGACGCCGAGGAATGATGTTATGTGGGTAAACAATTGGATACCTAATAGAGACTGTTTGAAAGTGAAAGATCTGACTAAAGTAGAGTTTGAGGTTAGAAGAACTGTTTTAGACGTAATTGAGTATTTGAAAAAGGAAGTACCCGGGTTTAATAAAGACAGCTTTTTGCATGATACGGCACCACAGGTTGGCACGCGTGGCAGCCGTAGGGTAAAGGGTATGTACAAAGTTCTGTATGACGATATCAAGCAGTTAAAGAAACATAGTGATGTTATTTCCGCAGTACCGGCTATTGATTTGTCAGTTTCAAAAGCTGCGGCACATATACCCTATCGGGCCTTGGTGCCTAAAAAAATTAATAACTTGTTAGTTGCGGGCAGAAGCTTTTCTTCTGATGTGGAAGCGAATAACTGGACGAACCTTATTCCTCATTGTATAACAATGGGTGAGGCAGCCGGAGCGGCAGCCGTACTAGCTTTGGATTCTAATGTACAGCCAAGGGACATAGATGTGAAGGTTTTGCAAGGAATGTTGAAGAAGCAAGGCGTTTATTTGCCTTAA